A segment of the Acidimicrobiia bacterium genome:
ACGNNNNNNNNNNNNNNNNNNNNNNNNNNNNNNNNNNNNNNNNNNNNNNNNNNNNNNNNNNNNNNNNNNNNNNNNNNNNNNNNNNNNNNNNNNNNNNNNNNNNGCGCGGCGATGCGTGCGGCCGCCGAGGCGTGTGACATCCCCCTTCCGGCGCACGGTCCGCGTTTCCAGCTCAGCGACACCCAGAAGCAGTGTCTGACCGACCAGGGTGTGACGCTGCCGGAGAGGTCTGCGAACGGTGAGCGTCCGGCGCCGCCGACCGACGAGCAGCGCGCGGCGATGCGTGCGGCCGCCGAGGCGTGTGACATCCCCCTTCCGGCGCACGGCGGGCCGGGCCAGGGTCAGGGCGGCACATCGATCTAGCGCGGAGCGCTCGCGCGGAGCGCGTAGCCCCCGTGTCTCCGAGTTCGGGGCACTCACCCGGTTCCCCCCTACCGGGTGAGTGCCCTTTCTTCACTTGGTTCGCTCTCCGCCGGCCTGTGGGTCGCCGACGTCGAACCACCACCCGGCGAGCTGCTCCAACTCGCGCACTGTGACGCGGAGCTCGTCGCTGAGCAGGCCAGGTAGGCGCGCCGAGAGCACGATCGACGACGACCGGTAGTACCAGAGCTGGTCGACCGCGCCCGCGTGGAAACGCCCCCAGGTCTCGGGGCCGTGGCGCCGCAGGTCGGCGAGCGTGGTCCGTGCGTTGGAGAGCGCGTCGGCCGCGCGCACCCGCAACACCGACTCCGACGTCTTCGGATCGCGCAGGTGCTCGATCGAACGCGTCTTCCGCTCGCGCCAGTTCGCTGCGTCGCGCGGTTGCTTCTTCCGCTTCGCCCTCTTACCGGTGGGAACGTCGGTGCATCCGGCAACGATGCGGGCCACCTTGCGCCCGAACCGTTTCCGGATCTGCTTGCGTGTGACCGAGGCGTCCTCGATCGCGTCGTGCAGCAGCGCCGCGATCGCCTCGGTCTGGTTGCCGCCGCCCTCGAGCACGAGCGACGCGACGTCGAGTAGGTGCGCGGCATATGGGACGGCCGTTCCCTTCTTCGTCTGCGCACGGTGCAGCGAGCACGACCACTCCACCGCCTTCGCGAACCGACGGTCGAGCACGACGACGACCTTGTCCGACGTGTTGTCAGTCGGCATTGCGCGCCTTCACGACGTTGCGCTCGTGCTCGGCCTGCGTGGTCGCGAAGTACGTCTTCCTGTTCTTGTCGGACACGTAGTACTTGTAGCCGACCCATGCAGGGTTGAGCACGGCGTTGAGCGCGTTCGCATCGACCGTTTCGATCGGTGTGGGCGGCAGCCCCAGCACCTTGTACGTATTGTAGGGCGAGTTGATCTTCTTGTCGGCGTCGATCGGGACCGGCGGGCAGCCACCTTTCGCGTAGCAAAGGGTCGCGTCGATCTGCAACAGCATGTTCGAACGAAGACGGTTGACGATCACCGCCGCGATCAGCGGCGAGTCCTCGTTCCGGCCGGACTCGGCTTGCACCAGCGAGGCGGCAACCAACACCTGGTACGGCGAGAGCCCGAAGTTCTGCCCGTTCCCGAGACCCGCGGCGTCGGCGCGCTTGTCGAACTCGTCGACGATCCGATGGAGGATCTGGTCCTCGGTCTCGTTGGCACCCACGAGGTAGGTGTCGGGCCACGTGAGCCCTTCGAGTGAGTTCACACCGTCGGGTTCGTACCTCGATCGGATCACGCCCGAGTTCGCGACTTGCAGGAACCGGTCCTTGTCCTTGCCGGGAAGCCTGCCGACGCGCTCCGCGATCGCGGTGATGCTGAGGCCCGGCGGTAACAGCAGCGGGATGTCGGGAATCTCGGCGGCCGGGCCGCCGCGCAGCGCGTTGAGTGCCGCCTGCGCGGAGTTGTTGATGCCGAACACGTAGCGACCCGCCGGGAACCCGTTGACGCCCGCCGCCGCCGCGATCTGTTGGAACTCGGCGGAGGAGGCGATCACGCCCTCCCGCTGGAGCTCGTTGCCCACTTCCTTCGGCCCCCAGCCCTGCTGGACCTCGACGACCCGGTCGGTGCTCTTGTCGTGCTCGACGTTCGCGAAGACCCAGGCGGAGGCGATCACGATCGGAGTCAGCAGTGCCAGGACCGCGCAGAACGCAGCCAGGTTCCGTCGCCGCGTCCGGGTGATCTCGGCTTCGCGCCCGGCGCGCCGGGTGGTCGGGGTGGATGGTGGCACGGTCAGATGCTCATCGGTCGCGCCGCCGCGAGTCAATGTGAGGCGGCTGTGGGACAATGCCGCGATGCGCTTCGCATTGAAGACTGCCCCGCAGCACACGACGTGGCCGGACATGCTGGCCGTCTGGCAAGCCGCCGACGAGATCGAGCTGTTCGAGTCGGCTTGGACGTTCGACCACTTCTATCCGATCCACTCCGACTCTACCGGTCCGTGCATGGAGGGCTGGGTCACGACCACGGCGCTCGCGCAGGCCACCAAGCGGCTCCGCGTGGGTGTGCTCGTGACCGGAGTGCCCTACCGCCACCCTGCCGTGCTGGCCAACATGGCAGCCACGCTCGACATCATCTCCGGTGGGCGGCTCGAGCTCGGCATCGGCGCCGGCTGGAACCAGGAGGAGGCGAACGCGTACGGCATCGATCTCCATGCCACGCTGCGGGAGCGGTTCGACGCGTTCGACGAGTCGTGTGAGGCGATCATCGGCCTGCTCACGAACGAGACCACTACTTTCGAGGGGAAGTACGTGCGGCTCGAGAACGCCCGCTGCAACCCGAAGCCGTTCCAGCGGCCACACCCTCCGATCTGCATCGGGGGCGGCGGCGAGCGGCGCACCCTCCGTTCGGTCGCACGATTCGCGCAGCACTGGAACTTCCCCGGCGGGTCGGTGGAGCAGTTCCTCTCCAAGCGCGACGTGCTGCGCAAGCACTGCGACGCCGTTGGGCGCGACCCGGCCGAGATCACGACGTCGACACATCTCCGCGGTGGTAGCGGCGTTGGTGCGCTCGACATCGACGAGCTCGTCGGCCAGGCGAAGCGTTATGCCGACGCCGGTCTCGACCTCGGCATCGTGTACCTGCCGGTGCCCCACACCCCCGACGTGCTCGACGACGTAGCCACGGCGCTCACGCCCCTCGCTTCCTGAGGCGGCCGCGACGGGGGCTCCACATGTTCAGAGCGTCCACCCCGCGGCTTTGCGCTCCGCGCACGTGGGGCAAATGGGATAACGCGACGGGTCGCGCGTGGGCACCCATCTCTTCCCGCACAGCGCCTCGATCTCCTCGCCCGTGACGTAGGCACGCGCGACGTCTTCTTTGCGGCAGTAGTGCGCGAAGCGGTCGTGGTCGCCGCCGTCGGTGTCGACGGCGTCGGGCGCGGGCGCGTCGACCGGTGCGGTGATGATCTCGGTCATGGGTGCACAGGGTACCGTCGGAGCCGTGCCCGACTTCGCCGACGATACGAGCAGCGAGCTCGAGCGAAAGTCCAAGGCCCTGGCGGTGATGGCGCTGCTGGAGACCTTCACCTACCTCGTGCTGTTCTACTTCTGGATCGTCGCGCCCGACGACGTGGCCAAGCGTCTGGTGGGCTTCTTCCACGGTCTCGTGTGGATGGCATTCGTCGCGATGACGGTGATCATCCGATCCGACATCGGGTGGACGTGGGGCTACACCGCCCTCGTGGTGCTCACGGGGCCGATCGGTGGGGTGCTCGTGTTCATGAGGATCCGGCGGACCCCGCGAGAAGCGCTCGTACCTCCTCGATCGCACGCCGAAGGTCACTGACCTCGCGTTCCTGGGCGCGATCGGTGCCGAGGAACAAGAACACGCAGCGCGCAACCGGCTCACCGGTGGCGGCTTCGAGCGCGAGCGCGTACGACGCGCCCTGCAACCGATAGCGCGCGACCTTGGCGTCGAGGTCCGACTCGTTGCCCCACGCGTCGGTCTTGTAGTCGACGACGATCAGACCCTCACTCGTGCGGTAGACGAGGTCGACGTAACCCTCGAGTGTGTGACCATCGATTCGCGTCGCGACGTACATCTCTCTGTGAAGGCGGTCGCCCGTAGTTGCCTCGCGCACTGTGGCGGACGTGAG
Coding sequences within it:
- a CDS encoding HD domain-containing protein; its protein translation is MPTDNTSDKVVVVLDRRFAKAVEWSCSLHRAQTKKGTAVPYAAHLLDVASLVLEGGGNQTEAIAALLHDAIEDASVTRKQIRKRFGRKVARIVAGCTDVPTGKRAKRKKQPRDAANWRERKTRSIEHLRDPKTSESVLRVRAADALSNARTTLADLRRHGPETWGRFHAGAVDQLWYYRSSSIVLSARLPGLLSDELRVTVRELEQLAGWWFDVGDPQAGGERTK
- the mltG gene encoding endolytic transglycosylase MltG yields the protein MPPSTPTTRRAGREAEITRTRRRNLAAFCAVLALLTPIVIASAWVFANVEHDKSTDRVVEVQQGWGPKEVGNELQREGVIASSAEFQQIAAAAGVNGFPAGRYVFGINNSAQAALNALRGGPAAEIPDIPLLLPPGLSITAIAERVGRLPGKDKDRFLQVANSGVIRSRYEPDGVNSLEGLTWPDTYLVGANETEDQILHRIVDEFDKRADAAGLGNGQNFGLSPYQVLVAASLVQAESGRNEDSPLIAAVIVNRLRSNMLLQIDATLCYAKGGCPPVPIDADKKINSPYNTYKVLGLPPTPIETVDANALNAVLNPAWVGYKYYVSDKNRKTYFATTQAEHERNVVKARNAD
- a CDS encoding LLM class F420-dependent oxidoreductase; this encodes MRFALKTAPQHTTWPDMLAVWQAADEIELFESAWTFDHFYPIHSDSTGPCMEGWVTTTALAQATKRLRVGVLVTGVPYRHPAVLANMAATLDIISGGRLELGIGAGWNQEEANAYGIDLHATLRERFDAFDESCEAIIGLLTNETTTFEGKYVRLENARCNPKPFQRPHPPICIGGGGERRTLRSVARFAQHWNFPGGSVEQFLSKRDVLRKHCDAVGRDPAEITTSTHLRGGSGVGALDIDELVGQAKRYADAGLDLGIVYLPVPHTPDVLDDVATALTPLAS
- a CDS encoding DUF3039 domain-containing protein, translated to MTEIITAPVDAPAPDAVDTDGGDHDRFAHYCRKEDVARAYVTGEEIEALCGKRWVPTRDPSRYPICPTCAERKAAGWTL
- a CDS encoding DUF3817 domain-containing protein — protein: MPDFADDTSSELERKSKALAVMALLETFTYLVLFYFWIVAPDDVAKRLVGFFHGLVWMAFVAMTVIIRSDIGWTWGYTALVVLTGPIGGVLVFMRIRRTPREALVPPRSHAEGH